The following are encoded in a window of Pongo abelii isolate AG06213 chromosome 14, NHGRI_mPonAbe1-v2.0_pri, whole genome shotgun sequence genomic DNA:
- the GPR183 gene encoding G-protein coupled receptor 183 → MANNFTTPSATPQGNDCDLYAHHSTARIVMPLHYSLVFIIGLVGNLLALVVIVQNRKKINSTTLYSTNLVISDILFTTALPTRIAYYAMGFDWRIGDALCRITALVFYINTYAGVNFMTCLSIDRFIAVVHPLRYNKIKRIEHAKGVCIFVWILVFAQTLPLLINPMSKQEAERITCMEYPNFEETKSLPWILLGACFIGYVLPLIIILICYSQICCKLFRTAKQNPLTEKSGVNKKALNTIILIIVVFVLCFTPYHVAIIQHMIKKLRFSNFLECSQRHSFQISLHFTVCLMNFNCCMDPFIYFFACKGYKRKVMRMLKRQVSVSISSAVKSAPEENSREMTETQMMIHSKSSNGK, encoded by the coding sequence atggctaacaattTTACTACGCCCTCTGCAACTCCTCAGGGAAATGACTGTGACCTCTATGCACATCACAGCACGGCCAGGATAGTAATGCCTCTGCATTACAGCCTCGTCTTCATCATTGGGCTCGTGGGAAATTTACTAGCCTTGGTCGTCATTgttcaaaacaggaaaaaaatcaactctACCACCCTCTATTCAACAAATTTGGTGATTTCTGATATACTTTTTACCACCGCTTTGCCTACACGAATAGCCTACTATGCAATGGGCTTTGACTGGAGAATCGGAGATGCCTTGTGTAGGATAACTGCACTAGTGTTTTACATCAACACATATGCAGGTGTGAACTTTATGACCTGCCTGAGTATTGACCGCTTCATTGCTGTGGTGCACCCTCTACGCTACAACAAGATAAAAAGGATTGAACATGCAAAAGGCGTGTGCATATTTGTCTGGATTCTAGTATTTGCTCAGACACTCCCACTCCTCATCAATCCTATGTCAAAGCAGGAGGCTGAAAGGATTACATGCATGGAGTATCCAAACTTTGAAGAAACTAAATCTCTTCCCTGGATTCTGCTTGGGGCATGTTTCATAGGATATGTACTTCCACTTATAATCATTCTCATCTGCTATTCTCAGATCTGCTGCAAACTGTTTAGAACTGCGAAACAAAACCCACTCACTGAGAAATCTGGTGTAAACAAAAAGGCTCTCAACACaattattcttattattgttGTGTTTGTTCTCTGTTTCACACCTTACCATGTTGCAATTATTCAACATATGATTAAGAAGCTTCGTTTCTCTAATTTCCTGGAATGTAGCCAAAGACATTCGTTCCAGATTTCTCTGCACTTTACAGTATGCCTGATGAACTTCAATTGCTGCATGGACCCTTTTATCTACTTCTTTGCATGTAAAGGGTATAAGAGAAAGGTTATGAGGATGCTGAAACGGCAAGTCAGTGTATCGATTTCTAGTGCTGTGAAGTCAGCCCCTGAAGAAAACTCACGTGAAATGACAGAAACGCAGATGATGATACATTCCAAGTCttcaaatggaaagtga